The Rissa tridactyla isolate bRisTri1 chromosome 6, bRisTri1.patW.cur.20221130, whole genome shotgun sequence DNA segment CACTTCTCTGAGATAACAGCAAACAGCGACGTTTAAGTCACACCTTTGAAATCTTTCATTCTGACTTCATATTTCAAAAGAGGACCTAGATCAAATATAAACATCTGCTCTGGTTTTGGCTCCATCTGCATCGCTGGATACAACTCCTCACGCTCATTCCCAAAGCTACTTTTATCCCTTTGCTAACATTTCTCAAATGTCGACAAGTACAGACACTGACTATCTAAATTTGTCAGAATCAAAACTGGATGGGAAATAGTCCCCCAGCATTGTATCAAGTTGCAAAGACGTTTCTCCCCTGCATTAGGATACGCTCAGGATCCCAGCATTGGATGTGCATcttgatgcaaaagaaaaaaacgaaaaagaactttttcctatCCAAGGAACAACGTGAGAGTTAAAGGCATTAACTTGGAGCAGGTGGGAGACCCCTGTGTGCCGTCTAAGTCACAGCAGAGGCTTGAACCCCGGACTCCGATGTCTTAGGTGACTGTTCAAACTCAGCTtcccgcagcccctgagcccgaAGACAGTCATTTAGGTTGTCAGAGGCACATACTGGAGATGCAGACCTCAATCCTCACCCCAGTGAATTATTTCCTAGCACAAAAACAACAGGTAGGAGCGCTTGAAAGAGGGTGTTTGATCAGAAAGCTTTGAGGTCAGCAAACTGATGAAAAAACATATTGTTGAAACCTTCTTGCCTGAGTATACTTACCCATCTCCATTGCCAGGGGTCTTTACGCATGTCCCCATGCACGCTGACCCAAcatatttatttctaaactgCCATTATTTTTGGCCTTCAAAGCACTAAGAATTAGCACAGCCTCCTCAGGTTTTCGAGCTGAGTTTTGGGACCAGTAGGAAGCCTGGAATATTTGTTGCTAATAGGGGAGGTGGCTATTTCCCTTGTGTGGGTTTGTTATTGGCAGTATTGGGAGCTGAAAAATCACTTCAGGTGAGAGTCACCTTAGATACCTGTGATGATCTAGGAGAAGCGAGGCATCTAGCCTGAAGATCGGTGGTCTGAAGTGCCATCTCTTCACTGCCCACCGAGGCTGCCCAATGGCTCCCACCCAGGCTAGATTTCTGGATAGCTAAATTTAACCTCAAGATAATTTTTAACCCTTGAAACTGCACAGCGTATTTTTAAGGCatggaaactgagaaaaaaaaataataaaagaagatcACTCTATACAATATCTACAATAACTAGCGTTCCCCACTTGCTTCAGCAGTAACAATTACATTCACAAGTAGTCAGTGGGGAACAGAGTGACAGAGGATAAATGGTTGGTCGGTGCCTCACAGCGAAGGAGGGACCAAGGTGGTTGGATTCAGACCAAAGATTAGGGCAGCCATTAGTGAAAACAAACGTGAATGgccaaagaaaatgaaggaaaccACACCTCAGCATACGAGGTAATCCTCTTACCGGCTAAGTGCCTAGCCTGGAAGGCGATCtagaaaagaacaatttttctgaagggagagaagaaatacTTTATGTCTTTTTggaggatgagaagaaaaattGTTGTCAAAATTTAATACAGTTAATAGAACGCTGAAGTTTTCTCCCACTGTAATGGAAAAGCACTAACATACAACTTAAGTTTCATATCCAATATGTTAGAGGAAGGAAATATAAATACTCAAATTGAATTTAGGGAAAGGGCATATCTTCTGCTACCATTTTATGTATCACAAAGGCCATGCGTCTGGTAGTACTTCCCTATTTGTTGTAATTGATATTTGTAGGCTTTAGTACTCTAGAATAAACATGCATTTCCTCATGTGATAGACATATGCTTCCTCACTTgatcctttgttttttttaagagactgaAAACTATGAAGTCAGTACAAACACAATATCAATACAACATATGCCATTAGATCTGATGAACGAGGGACAATTTTGCATCCGGTTTTTAGCTTACCATTTGTCACGAGTAGCTTTGGGGAAGAAGTGAAGTTTGAGGTGTGGGTGTCATCGTCCCAATCTGATCCCCAGATGCTGTCCCATTTTCAAAGTTCAGACCATCATCCAGATCTGAATTTTCCCGGAGCTCAGGGAGTTTTGTTCCCAGAAATCCCTCAGTGGTACTGCAGGGTCCTGGAGGCTGGCCAGGAGGCGGTCCCCCAGCTCCTCACGCACAGTCCATTAGCTTCTCCCAGCATCAGCGCTTGTCTCTCTGAGCTCAGCCCTCAGCTCGACCTCCCTGCGGAGGGACCCATGGGCCCAAAGACTTCTCTTGCTGTCTTGCCTTCTGGTTCTTCCTTAACCCAGATGCCCCGGTCAGGAAATCTTCCCGATCAAGGCTTCCAGCAGGACACAGGCTGCACGCCGGTCTTGGACTGGCCCAAACCTTTTGCGTCTCCTCCCTATGGCCTCTTGCTGTCAAGCAGTTAAGTCAAAGTGCTGATAAGGTGCAGATAAGGTAGGAAGAGTTAATTCAACAAAAGTAGTAAACTCCAAGTACTTGAAGAGGTAGGACGTCTGCATTAGTAACCAGCATTTGAGGCTCAGAAATTTGAAGAACTTCAAAGCAAAGCCAAAAGAACAGTATGTTCCAGACTAAAAATTGACTTTTAAAATTGACAGCAATAAAAAGCTCAGAGGAAGTGAATATCTCATAAATCAcaatgttctctctctctctccctttcccttctcttcctctttctgtttttGTTCAAGGTTATGGTAATACCTACCCTGTGACACGGACTGGAAAATATCTCTGTATGTTGTATGCTTTATTTGGCATCCCTCTGATGTTCTTGGTCCTGACAGACATGGGAGACATCCTTGCGACTGTCTTATCCAAGTCTTACAATGAATTCAAAAAACTACAGTCAAAAATTCTAGCCTCTAAACTCTGCTCTGGATCCACATGTAACAAAGGGAATGAACTGAAATCCAGAGCACAGACTAAAGTAGTCATCAATGAGCCCTTGACTATTATGGAATTGATAAAAAGTCAGGCAGGTGTTAAAAGGAAGCAAATCAAATACCGCAATGCCGAAATTTTTGAGATGTTAATTGCCAGAGAAAAtgaacacacaaaaccagaaagaagtaAAAGCATTGAGAGATGGAGTTCATGTCCTGAACTTGCCAGGGGAAAGACAATGTGTAGAGTAATTGAGAATTTTGACAAAATTGGGAAACAGTTAGAAAAATTTGATGTGCCCATTGTGTTAATGGTGCTAGTTATCTTTGTGTACATCTCCTGTGCAGCTGCTATTCTTCCAAACTGGGAAACCAGGTTGGATTTTCAGGaagccttttatttctgctttatcaCCCTGACAACTATTGGATTTGGAGATACGCAACTGGAACACCCcaagtttttcttgtttttttccctctatatTATTATTGGCATGGAAATTGTCTTCATTGCTTTTAAGCTGGGCCAGGACCGCTTAATCGGTTTGTATAAAAAGGTGATTTCTttttgtggggagaaaaagaTGCCATCAAAGAAGGTATATCCAAAATAAGAGCAGTCCTTTCTCCTTCACTTGCAAGCACTGGCCACTGCAACGAGATGAAACTGTCCCTGtgattttcttctccctgccttggGCTGGCAAGAGGCATATTTTATTCAGAATTCCTGTGAGAATCTGCTGTAAAATGGCTGAACACCTCAGGAGACACTTGGTGTAGGCATCTCCAGGGGCTACTTTCCAACCGGGTGCCATCTCCTAAATAATTAAAGAAGATGACGCATGATGAAAAAGCAGAAGGCTCTCCCTGCCAGCGCTCCCGAGGCATCTTTTGCAAATATCCGACCTTCAGCAGCTTTTCTGTCCTCTCTCCCACAGCAAACCAATgtaggaccttttttttttcagcacttgcCCAAGCAAGGGCCAGATCGCTGTCTCATCCTGCCACCttgccagcagccagggacagcaCGGTCGTGGCTGTTGGTACTGAACGGCGACAGCATGCTACTGTAATGCCATTCATCGTCGGAGTGACCTGGGGAGCAGAAGTATGAACCCTGCTGCTCTTCCATCATGGCTACGCGTATCGCAAGCGTTGCTATTTTGTGCGGGCcagaggcattttaaaattaaagatagGACACAAAATTTTCACCCCTTTCTCTGTCCCCTCTCCAGAAATCAGTCAGAAAATTGTTCATCTCTTCAGGGCTGAAACCACTCCTTCTCCACCACCATTTTTTGTACCTGTACTCAGCCCAGACTCAATATGCGTCTTGTGGTCTCCATCTACAGAAATGCTTATGAAAAGTTCTGCTTTTGAGATGGCCACGTGGGGGAAGGCACACAGCAAACCTTCAGCCGTGGAATGAAGCTCCATCTCTTTGCTGTTAAAGAAGCACAATGCTCTGGGACACTGATCCCAGAAGTCCTAATCCACGTTTTACCCTGCACGGGCTGCTTGACTTCTGGGGATTCCTTGACCCACTCAGAGAAACTAAAGCCTACCTGTTTCACTGGGATGGGGTGAGGATCCTGTAGTTATATACTCGTGGAGCACATTAATATGTGAATAATgctgtttcttcaaaattttacTTATATCATTCGTAATCTGAATCAAGCTACCAATGATAGATaattttttctgtcaaaaaaaatctACACACTTTATAAAAGAAACCACTGACTTTAATTAACCGTTTCTTAACTTGTAAATTGTATGCATGCCTGCTGAATGTGAATGCACCCCTAGATATTAAAGCGTGCTTGATTATGATGGAATGTACATTATTCTCCATAGCAAATTTGCCAGTTGAAGATGagattttcagaatatttacTTGGCATCTTACCTCTGTTACATTCCATGTACAGGGTAACGTGTATTCAGTCCTTATTAATAATTAGCTGTGACTAAGCAGTGATGATTTGCAAAGTATATAATGAATGATGGTGTATAGAAAAGTGCTTTATAAGAATTACAATAAAGAATACAGCAGCTGGAAGGAAGTCCGGTTAACTTTTTCATATTTGCTGTGACTTTGGCTTCACATCCAAAGTCCCCCCCCTCATTCAGAATACTCTcatattgctttattttatgtCTTTGGATTAAAATCAGTGTAGAGCTTTGGACCCAGGCCAAAGTTTTcagaaatcaatgaaaagacTACGATGATttaatgggctttggatcagagAACCGCACTTCCTGCTCCTCGGGGTTTTTCCTTGTGGTACATCTAAAACTGCCAGCATTAGTAAGAGCTGGTCGTTAGAACATTTGACTTGTTTCTCTCATATCAGTGAGATCTCATTTACGGAGAGGGATTCATCCTGAATTCAGTCCTCTCTAGATTTCTCATTGGCGTAGTACCTTGATACCTTCACATTTACTTTATGAACGCAGGGAATTTTGTCTGGACTTGCAATAAGGATTCTGCACCAAATC contains these protein-coding regions:
- the KCNK18 gene encoding potassium channel subfamily K member 18 yields the protein MASTAQPLRGKRACKKIFWAVFPHACFILSLVIYAFLGALMFSHIEGNRKVNLSEEYRKFLQSLWYISRNLSDNMTENEEIFKDKIHKLLNTAERDWFVNPKDIWTFFGSLFFCCTVFTTVGYGNTYPVTRTGKYLCMLYALFGIPLMFLVLTDMGDILATVLSKSYNEFKKLQSKILASKLCSGSTCNKGNELKSRAQTKVVINEPLTIMELIKSQAGVKRKQIKYRNAEIFEMLIARENEHTKPERSKSIERWSSCPELARGKTMCRVIENFDKIGKQLEKFDVPIVLMVLVIFVYISCAAAILPNWETRLDFQEAFYFCFITLTTIGFGDTQLEHPKFFLFFSLYIIIGMEIVFIAFKLGQDRLIGLYKKVISFCGEKKMPSKKVYPK